The genomic stretch ACCAGATCTTCCGGCTCGATTCGATCGGCGCCGAGCGCCTGAAGAGGCTGCCGTTCTCGTTGAAGATTCTGCTCGAGAACCTGCTGCGCTTCGAGGACGGCGTGACGGTGACCAAGAAGGACATCGAAGCGCTGGCCAACTGGGACGCCAAGGCTGTGCCGAGCGAGGAGATCGCCTATCGCCCCGCGCGCGTGTTGATGCAGGATTTCACCGGCGTTCCGGCGGTGGTCGACCTGGCCGCCATGCGCGAGGCGATGAAGGCGATGGGCGGCGACCCCAATCGCATCAATCCGCTGCAACCGGCTGAGCTAGTGATCGACCACTCGGTGCAGGTCGACAGCTTCGCCTCGCCGCAGGCCTTGCAGTTCAACACCGAGCTCGAGTACTCGCG from Chrysiogenia bacterium encodes the following:
- the acnA gene encoding aconitate hydratase (catalyzes the conversion of citrate to isocitrate), which codes for MNSFNAKSSLAVAGKSYQIFRLDSIGAERLKRLPFSLKILLENLLRFEDGVTVTKKDIEALANWDAKAVPSEEIAYRPARVLMQDFTGVPAVVDLAAMREAMKAMGGDPNRINPLQPAELVIDHSVQVDSFASPQALQFNTELEYSRNKERYQFLKWGQKAFDNFKVVPPETGIVHQVNIEFLARVVFAQENGGVLQAYPDT